In the Acidobacteriota bacterium genome, CCGAGGATCTTGACGAGCGACTTGCGGCTGCCGACCAGGCCATGCTCGCGCAGGGTCTCGACGGTCACGGTCGCGCCCTGGTCGAACGCCGCCTCGAGCTGGTCCAGGTTGACCACGTCGTACTCGGTGCGGAAGATGTTGGTGAAGCCGCGCTTCGGCACCCGGCGGTGCAGCGGCATCTGGCCGCCTTCGAAGCCGCGCTTGAACGAGTAGCCCGAACGCGACTGCGCGCCCTTGTGGCCACGGCCCGAGGTCTTGCCCAGGCCCGACCCGGGACCGCGCCCGACCCGCTTCTTCTTGAACTTCGACCGTTCGGCCGGCTTCAGCTTATCGAGACTCATAAGTTACTCGCTCACCGTCACGAGGTGACGGACCTTGAAAATCATCCCGCGGGTCTCCGGCGTGTCCGCCAGCGTCACCGAGTGATTGATCTTCCGCAGGCCGATGCTCTGGACCACCGTCGCCTGGTTCTTGTTAAAGCCGATCGGGCTCTTGGTGAGCTTGATCGTGACGGTCTTCGCCGCCTGCTTGGTTTGCTTCGCCTTAGCCATTTGTCGTCATTCCATCCGTGCTAATCGGTGCCTAATCGGTGGCTGTCTAATCGGTGCCCAATCGGTGGCTGTCCGATCGGTGGCTAATTCGAGGCCCGGCCGCCGGCCAGCTCTTCGAGCGTGTCCTTGCCGCGCAGCCGCATCAGCTTGCCCGGATCCTTCAATTCCTTGAGCGCCGTGAACGCCGCCCGCACCACGTTGTGGGGGTTGGCCGAGCCGAGCGACTTGGTCAGCACGTTGGTCACGCCCGCCGACTCCACCACCGCGCGCACCGCGGCGCCGGCGATGATGCCCGTGCCATCCGGCGCGGGCTTGAGCAGCACACGGCCGGCG is a window encoding:
- the rplO gene encoding 50S ribosomal protein L15, with product MSLDKLKPAERSKFKKKRVGRGPGSGLGKTSGRGHKGAQSRSGYSFKRGFEGGQMPLHRRVPKRGFTNIFRTEYDVVNLDQLEAAFDQGATVTVETLREHGLVGSRKSLVKILGRGELTKALTVHAHKFSGKAAEKVAAAGGRAEAIPDGSAVVADKA
- the rpmD gene encoding 50S ribosomal protein L30; its protein translation is MAKAKQTKQAAKTVTIKLTKSPIGFNKNQATVVQSIGLRKINHSVTLADTPETRGMIFKVRHLVTVSE